A genomic region of Glycine max cultivar Williams 82 chromosome 15, Glycine_max_v4.0, whole genome shotgun sequence contains the following coding sequences:
- the LOC100811193 gene encoding uncharacterized protein gives MNHRSAKDGDTEVDLESGLPLIEDDSKTLFAKVSGGFAGGSVKGDDGPSLCCNEPSLSEVSADVMIVTNKPMMGRDSANRAQQTPVREKRKKASNKKAPKPPRPPQAPSLDAADNKLIREISELAMLKRARIERMKALKKMKVVKSSSPSSSNTSSLLAMVFTVVFFVVIIFQGMSSGKTSVASFQGSPVSAGESEGGLISVQYQLNPSAVDSNAPGSESH, from the exons ATGAATCATAGAAGTGCAAAGGATGGGGATACTGAAGTTGATCTTGAAAGTGGATTGCCACTAATTGAAGATGATTCAAAGACATTATTTGCTAAGGTTTCTGGTGGGTTTGCTGGAGGTTCTGTTAAAGGTGATGATGGGCCAAGTTTATGCTGCAATGAACCAAGTTTAAGTGAAGTATCTGCAGATGTGATGATAGTAACAAACAAGCCAATGATGGGGAGAGATTCGGCAAACCGTGCCCAACAAACCCCAGTGAGGGAGAAACGGAAAAAGGCCAGTAATAAAAAGGCTCCCAAACCTCCAAGACCTCCACAAGCTCCATCATTGGATGCAGCTGACAATAAGCTAATCAGGGAGATATCTGAACTTGCCATGTTGAAGCGCGCGAGGATAGAGCGTATGAAAGCTTTGAAGAAGATGAAAGTTGTTaaatcatcatcaccatcatctTCCAATACCAGCAGCCTTTTGGCTATGGTTTTCACTGTTGTCTTCTTTGTTGTGATAATATTCCAAG GCATGTCATCCGGTAAAACCTCAGTGGCAAGTTTCCAGGGATCACCTGTATCTGCAGGAGAATCAGAGGGTGGTTTAATTTCAGTTCAGTACCAACTCAATCCTTCTGCAGTTGACTCAAATGCTCCTGGTTCAGAGTCTCACTA
- the LOC100791177 gene encoding pectinesterase inhibitor, translating into MRRIPTSVSALAIHIFLLASISIPLTQSQPSFPWKDGNGDLVDQICKKTPFYDLCSSILHSNPPSPKPDLKGVALLMVNNILANATDTLSYIEGLIKQTSDRELEQALAFCAELYIPIVKYILPQAADAISQGRFGFASYCISDALKEVSSCDKKFSGAAQAPLGDRNDIVQKLVNVAAAIVKLLLKG; encoded by the coding sequence ATGAGGAGGATCCCAACCAGTGTGTCTGCTTTAGCAATTCACATTTTTCTTCTAGCTTCTATTTCTATTCCCTTGACACAATCCCAGCCCTCTTTCCCATGGAAAGATGGGAATGGCGATTTGGTAGACCAAATATGCAAAAAGACACCCTTTTACGACCTTTGCAGCTCGATCCTTCACTCAAACCCTCCGAGTCCAAAACCTGATCTCAAAGGGGTGGCCCTATTGATGGTGAACAACATTCTGGCAAATGCAACTGACACACTGAGTTACATTGAGGGGCTGATTAAGCAGACCTCAGACCGTGAGTTGGAGCAAGCCTTGGCTTTTTGTGCTGAGTTGTATATCCCAATTGTCAAATACATTCTCCCACAAGCTGCTGATGCCATAAGCCAGGGCCGTTTTGGCTTTGCCAGTTACTGCATTTCTGATGCTCTCAAAGAAGTGAGTAGCTGTGACAAGAAATTCTCTGGTGCTGCACAGGCACCCTTAGGGGACAGAAACGACATTGTGCAGAAGCTAGTGAATGTGGCTGCGGCCATAGTCAAACTACTTCTAAAGGGCTGA
- the LOC100526986 gene encoding uncharacterized protein LOC100526986 has product MAVHSESASSEKKSSNGVNELLTFNAENMQSNMKIIYYSRTFLSIIGGVVAGILGFTGLKGFVFYLLLMALTSLGLVAKAKFSTHTYFDSWNRVLLDGFQGGLMSFVLFWTFAYDIVHIF; this is encoded by the exons ATGGCTGTACATTCCGAATCAGCTTCATCagagaagaaatcaagcaaTGGAGTGAATGAGTTGCTGACTTTTAATGCTGAGAATATGCAAAGCAACATGAAAATTATCTATTACAG CCGAACATTTTTATCTATAATTGGTGGCGTTGTTGCTGGAATTTTGGGATTTACAGGCTTGAAAGGATTTGTGTTTTATTTACTTCTCATGGCACTTACTTCACTTGGGCTTGTGGCCAAAGCAAAATTTTCAACCCACACATACTTTGACTCCTGGAATCGAGTGCTACTTGATGGCTTTCAGGGTGGCCTAATG TCGTTCGTGCTGTTCTGGAC ATTTGCCTATGACATTGTTCATATATTTTGA